The following proteins are encoded in a genomic region of Dehalococcoidia bacterium:
- the extP gene encoding selenite/tellurite reduction operon b-type cytochrome ExtP produces MAVVEEPGKPRNWQERLAIIRDRLYDRLFHNYIWRSIFRSGYPNTPRNQMLVVATNVFLHLHPTRIHRTHVKITHTYCLGGLSFFMFIVLTVTGVLLMFYYVPDVNRAWQDIAALETNVRFGLLMRNLHRWSAHGMVILVFLHMMRVFYTGAYKPPREFNWVVGVVLLFLTLLMSFTGYLLPWDQLAVWAITVGHGIGGSTPYLGDEVQQVLFGGFEIGQGALTRFYTLHVLGLPLLAAIMMAVHFWRIRRDGGLARPL; encoded by the coding sequence ATGGCTGTAGTGGAAGAGCCCGGTAAGCCGCGTAACTGGCAGGAACGCCTGGCCATCATCCGCGACCGCCTCTACGACCGCCTCTTCCACAACTATATCTGGCGCTCCATCTTCCGCTCGGGCTACCCCAACACCCCCCGCAACCAGATGCTCGTGGTGGCCACCAACGTCTTCCTGCACCTGCATCCCACCCGTATCCACCGCACCCACGTGAAGATAACCCACACCTACTGCCTGGGCGGCCTGTCCTTCTTCATGTTCATCGTGCTGACGGTGACGGGCGTGCTGTTGATGTTCTACTACGTGCCCGACGTCAACCGTGCCTGGCAGGACATAGCTGCCCTGGAGACCAACGTCCGCTTCGGCTTGCTGATGCGCAACCTGCATCGGTGGTCAGCCCACGGCATGGTTATCCTGGTGTTCCTGCACATGATGCGGGTCTTCTACACCGGTGCCTACAAGCCGCCGCGAGAGTTCAACTGGGTCGTGGGTGTGGTCCTGCTTTTCCTGACACTGCTCATGAGCTTCACCGGCTACCTGCTGCCCTGGGACCAGCTGGCGGTGTGGGCCATCACTGTGGGTCACGGCATCGGCGGCTCCACCCCCTACCTGGGCGACGAGGTGCAGCAGGTGTTGTTCGGGGGCTTCGAGATCGGGCAGGGGGCGCTGACCCGCTTCTACACCCTGCACGTGCTGGGGCTGCCCCTTCTGGCGGCCATAATGATGGCCGTCCACTTCTGGCGCATCCGCCGTGACGGCGGGCTGGCACGACCGCTGTAG
- a CDS encoding alcohol dehydrogenase catalytic domain-containing protein: MSEARAMVMTGPRSIEARRLPLPEVGPDDALLQVEACGICGTDYEQYHGALYAPYPFVPGHEPVGRIVAIGDRAAARWRLEVGARVAVEPAIPCLSCPLCLGGRYTLCMGRRPMSAYGFIPLSVPPGLWGGYASHMYLAPNSVLHRVPEHLPPELAVLFNPLGAGFRWAVDLPGLRAGDTIVVLGPGQRGLACVIAAREAGAGCIIVTGLAADEARLALARELGAHHTVNVEAEDPVEAVLRLTEGRGADVVVDVTAYAVEAVTQAIEMAARGGTVVLAGTKGRRPVPDFYSDRIIGKELTVKGALGVDYASYERALAVMASGRYPLERLHSHTLPIEDADRALRLLAREVPGEEALHIALVP; the protein is encoded by the coding sequence ATGTCCGAAGCCAGGGCGATGGTCATGACCGGCCCCCGCTCCATCGAGGCGAGGCGGCTGCCCCTGCCCGAGGTGGGGCCAGATGACGCCCTGTTGCAGGTGGAGGCCTGTGGCATCTGCGGCACCGACTACGAGCAGTATCACGGCGCCCTCTACGCCCCTTACCCCTTCGTGCCCGGACACGAGCCGGTGGGCCGCATCGTGGCCATCGGCGACAGGGCAGCGGCCCGCTGGCGGTTGGAGGTGGGAGCGCGGGTGGCAGTAGAGCCGGCCATCCCCTGCCTCTCCTGCCCCCTTTGCCTGGGGGGTCGCTATACCCTGTGCATGGGCCGCCGCCCCATGAGCGCTTACGGCTTCATCCCCCTCTCGGTGCCGCCCGGCCTGTGGGGAGGCTACGCCAGCCACATGTATCTTGCCCCCAATTCGGTCCTGCACCGCGTCCCGGAACACCTGCCTCCGGAGCTGGCGGTGCTCTTCAACCCCCTGGGGGCCGGCTTTCGCTGGGCGGTGGACCTGCCGGGGCTGAGGGCTGGCGATACTATCGTCGTGCTGGGTCCGGGCCAGAGGGGCCTGGCCTGCGTCATCGCCGCTCGCGAGGCGGGCGCTGGCTGCATCATCGTCACCGGCCTGGCCGCCGACGAGGCCCGACTGGCCCTGGCGCGGGAGCTGGGAGCACACCACACCGTGAACGTGGAGGCCGAAGACCCGGTGGAGGCCGTCCTCCGCCTGACCGAGGGCCGCGGCGCCGATGTGGTGGTGGACGTGACAGCCTACGCCGTGGAGGCAGTGACCCAGGCCATCGAGATGGCCGCCCGCGGCGGCACGGTAGTGCTGGCCGGCACCAAGGGCCGCCGCCCGGTGCCTGACTTCTACTCCGACCGCATCATCGGCAAGGAGCTGACGGTGAAGGGGGCCCTGGGGGTGGACTATGCCAGCTATGAGCGAGCCCTGGCCGTGATGGCCTCTGGCCGCTATCCGCTCGAGAGGCTCCATTCCCACACCCTTCCCATCGAAGACGCCGACCGCGCCCTGCGCCTCCTGGCCCGCGAGGTGCCGGGCGAGGAGGCGCTCCATATCGCCTTAGTCCCCTGA
- a CDS encoding PaaI family thioesterase produces the protein MAQEGLSPEYAARLAKVVELTPFMRHLGMRLEEVSPGYARIRLPFRPENTTGGGVLHGGAIASLMDTTGAIAGWTTAEIGSPRYAGSTVSLTVNYLAPATNEDVVAEARLLRRGRELIYLDVRVFGEGQKLVGHGSVIYRIVERTE, from the coding sequence ATGGCCCAGGAAGGTCTCTCGCCCGAATATGCCGCCCGGCTAGCGAAGGTAGTGGAGCTCACCCCGTTCATGCGCCATCTGGGCATGAGGCTGGAGGAGGTCTCGCCCGGCTACGCCCGCATCCGCCTACCCTTCCGCCCCGAGAACACCACCGGCGGCGGCGTTCTCCACGGGGGAGCTATAGCCTCCCTGATGGACACCACAGGCGCCATAGCCGGCTGGACTACGGCCGAGATCGGCTCGCCCCGCTACGCTGGCTCCACCGTCTCCCTGACCGTCAACTACCTGGCGCCGGCAACCAACGAGGACGTGGTGGCCGAGGCGAGGCTCCTCCGCCGCGGCCGCGAATTGATCTACCTGGACGTGCGGGTGTTCGGAGAAGGGCAGAAGCTCGTGGGTCACGGCTCCGTCATCTACCGCATAGTCGAGCGAACGGAGTGA
- a CDS encoding carboxymuconolactone decarboxylase family protein: MAIVSDVTEPRDEETRRFLERVARAGEGRVLNVFRATAHSPELALTWWDMMRVALTRLSLAPRLRELAILRLFLLARVPYGFAHHVAIARRLGMRDDEIWAVRDYESSPALGEMERLVLRYTDATVTLDGRAPSLGRELLRYLSERELVELTFCIGIWSMMARLLNALAIEMDEGTESLLPDWWRQEKAAP, encoded by the coding sequence ATGGCCATCGTATCGGACGTGACCGAGCCGCGCGACGAGGAGACTCGCCGCTTCCTGGAGCGGGTGGCCCGGGCCGGCGAGGGACGGGTGCTCAACGTCTTCCGGGCGACGGCCCACAGCCCGGAGCTGGCCCTGACCTGGTGGGACATGATGCGGGTGGCCCTCACCCGCCTGTCTCTCGCGCCGCGACTGCGGGAGCTGGCCATACTGCGGCTGTTCCTGCTGGCACGCGTGCCTTACGGCTTCGCCCACCACGTGGCCATCGCCCGCCGTCTCGGGATGCGCGACGACGAAATATGGGCGGTGCGCGACTACGAGTCCAGCCCTGCCCTGGGAGAGATGGAGCGCCTGGTGCTGCGCTACACGGATGCCACGGTGACGCTGGACGGCCGCGCACCTTCCCTGGGGCGAGAGCTGCTGCGATACCTGTCGGAGCGGGAGCTGGTGGAGCTGACCTTCTGCATCGGCATCTGGAGCATGATGGCCCGCCTGCTCAACGCCCTGGCCATAGAGATGGACGAGGGCACCGAGTCCCTTCTGCCCGACTGGTGGCGGCAGGAAAAGGCCGCGCCCTGA
- a CDS encoding PHP domain-containing protein, with the protein MPSRADLHTHSTYSDGVLTPKQLVDYAYSRGVRILALTDHDITDGIPEALEAARAYPDMLLIPGIEMSTDVPGNEVHVLGYFIDWQDAEFQRVLARLRDSRVDRARRMVERLAELGVPVSWERVRELAGEGAVGRPHIAQALVEAGHVSSVNEAFELYLGRNRPAYVEREKMTPAEVVQLLRKVGGLAVLAHPRELEGQLDGLLPELKAAGLVGMEVYYQDYTPEEIQRLLAWARRFDLLPLGGSDYHGLGGPQQREPGDIPLPDEPVQQLLALAAARPA; encoded by the coding sequence ATGCCGAGCCGTGCCGATCTGCACACCCACAGCACCTACTCCGATGGCGTGCTGACGCCCAAGCAGCTGGTGGACTATGCCTACTCGCGGGGCGTGCGCATCCTCGCCCTGACCGACCACGACATAACCGATGGCATTCCGGAAGCGCTGGAGGCGGCCCGCGCCTACCCGGACATGCTCCTGATCCCCGGCATCGAGATGAGCACCGATGTGCCCGGCAACGAGGTGCACGTCCTCGGCTACTTCATCGACTGGCAGGACGCCGAGTTCCAGCGGGTGCTCGCCCGTCTGCGCGATTCTCGCGTAGACCGCGCCCGCCGCATGGTCGAGCGGCTGGCCGAGCTGGGGGTGCCTGTCTCCTGGGAGCGGGTCCGTGAGCTGGCCGGCGAGGGCGCCGTGGGCAGGCCCCATATAGCGCAGGCCCTGGTGGAGGCCGGCCATGTGAGCAGCGTCAACGAGGCCTTCGAACTGTACCTGGGACGCAACCGCCCGGCCTATGTCGAGCGCGAGAAGATGACGCCAGCCGAGGTGGTCCAGCTCCTGAGGAAGGTCGGTGGCCTGGCTGTGCTGGCCCACCCTCGCGAGCTGGAAGGCCAGCTGGACGGGTTGCTGCCCGAGCTGAAGGCGGCCGGGCTGGTGGGCATGGAGGTCTACTACCAGGACTATACGCCCGAAGAGATCCAGCGACTGCTTGCCTGGGCGCGGCGCTTCGACCTATTGCCCCTGGGAGGCAGCGACTACCACGGACTGGGCGGCCCCCAGCAGCGGGAGCCGGGCGATATCCCCCTCCCGGACGAGCCTGTCCAGCAGCTCTTGGCCCTGGCGGCTGCGCGCCCTGCCTGA
- a CDS encoding TIGR00282 family metallophosphoesterase: protein MPADPRGTTVRVLMIGDVVGKLGRHILARTVPELRRQHALDLVIANGENAAGGKGLTPETAQEILAAGVDVITSGNHIWQHREIYPLLGGEWPVLRPLNYPEGAPGKGLWCRNGMAVLNLQGRVFMPHHIDCPFRAAEKALAQLDGVRIIIVDMHAEATSEKVALGWFLDGRVSAVLGTHTHVPTADARVLPGGTAYVSDVGMTGARDSVIGVEVSSVVQQFLYQVPTRLPAVEKGPGVLNSVMVEIDAASGRALSIQRIDCEVA, encoded by the coding sequence ATGCCCGCTGACCCTCGCGGTACGACGGTGCGTGTCCTGATGATAGGCGACGTGGTGGGCAAGCTGGGCCGCCACATCCTGGCCCGGACCGTGCCGGAGCTACGTCGACAGCACGCCCTGGACCTGGTCATCGCCAACGGCGAGAACGCGGCCGGGGGCAAAGGTCTCACGCCCGAGACGGCCCAGGAGATCCTGGCTGCCGGGGTGGACGTCATCACCTCCGGCAACCACATATGGCAGCATCGAGAGATCTATCCCCTCCTGGGAGGGGAGTGGCCGGTCCTGCGCCCCCTCAACTACCCCGAGGGGGCGCCGGGCAAGGGCCTCTGGTGCCGCAACGGGATGGCCGTCCTCAACCTTCAGGGCAGGGTGTTCATGCCGCACCACATCGACTGCCCCTTTCGGGCGGCCGAAAAGGCCCTGGCCCAGTTGGACGGAGTCCGCATCATCATCGTCGACATGCATGCCGAGGCCACCAGCGAGAAGGTGGCCTTGGGCTGGTTCCTGGACGGTCGCGTCAGCGCCGTCCTGGGGACTCACACGCACGTCCCCACCGCCGATGCGCGCGTGCTGCCCGGCGGCACCGCCTACGTCAGCGACGTGGGCATGACCGGCGCCCGCGACAGCGTCATCGGCGTGGAGGTGTCCTCCGTCGTCCAGCAGTTCCTTTATCAGGTGCCCACTCGCCTTCCAGCAGTGGAGAAAGGCCCGGGAGTCCTCAATTCGGTGATGGTCGAGATCGACGCGGCCAGCGGCCGCGCCCTGTCCATCCAGAGAATCGACTGCGAGGTAGCTTGA
- the rny gene encoding ribonuclease Y, translated as MPEGILFAIVFGLLGAAAGAIGGAILQQRVSHSRIAAAEQNAARILNEAERRHKELLIEAREEALRVKNQVEAELKERRSELQRLEKRLLQKEESLERKQEALERRERALAEREARLEEARLQLQRLEEQQRQELERVAGLSVQEARDILLAEVEREVREEASRRVRDIEQQLRQEAEERARKILVTAMQRLTSEVVSEATVSVVPLPSEDMKGRIIGREGRNIRTLEHLTGVDVIIDDTPDAVTLSSFDPVRREIARVALTKLISDGRIHPARIEEMVEKARREVEQAIQEAGEQAALEAGCPGLHPEILKYLGRLKFRYSYGQNQLKHAVETARLAALIAHELGADVEVARRGGLLHDLGKAVDHEVEGTHAKIGADLARRYGVPAPVVHCIEAHHEEVEPQTVEAVVVIVADALSGSRPGARRESLEQYLKRLEALESVAYSFPGVEKAFAIQAGREIRVIVKPDEIDDLGAFRLARDLSHKIQESLEYPGQIKVTVIREKRAVEYAR; from the coding sequence ATGCCGGAAGGCATACTATTTGCTATTGTCTTTGGTCTTCTCGGCGCGGCGGCGGGAGCCATTGGCGGTGCCATCCTGCAGCAGAGGGTCAGTCATTCCCGCATAGCCGCCGCCGAGCAGAATGCCGCCCGCATCCTGAACGAGGCCGAAAGGCGCCACAAGGAACTGCTCATCGAGGCCCGAGAAGAGGCCCTGCGCGTCAAGAACCAGGTCGAAGCCGAGCTGAAGGAGCGACGCAGCGAGCTACAACGTCTGGAGAAGCGCCTGCTACAAAAAGAAGAGAGCCTGGAACGCAAGCAGGAGGCCCTGGAGCGTCGCGAACGCGCCCTGGCTGAACGGGAGGCCCGACTGGAGGAGGCCCGCCTCCAGCTCCAGCGCCTGGAGGAGCAGCAGCGCCAGGAGCTGGAGCGGGTGGCCGGCCTGAGCGTGCAGGAGGCCCGCGACATCCTCCTGGCCGAGGTTGAGCGGGAGGTCCGCGAGGAGGCCTCGCGCCGTGTCCGCGACATCGAGCAGCAGCTGCGGCAGGAGGCGGAGGAGCGGGCGCGCAAGATCCTGGTCACCGCTATGCAGCGGCTGACCAGCGAGGTGGTGTCCGAGGCCACCGTCTCGGTGGTGCCCCTGCCCTCGGAGGACATGAAGGGGCGCATCATCGGCCGCGAGGGGCGCAACATCCGCACCCTGGAGCACCTCACCGGGGTGGACGTCATCATCGACGATACGCCCGACGCCGTGACCCTCTCCTCCTTCGACCCGGTGCGCAGGGAGATCGCCCGTGTGGCCCTGACCAAGCTCATCAGCGACGGCCGCATCCATCCCGCCCGCATCGAAGAGATGGTGGAGAAGGCGCGGCGGGAGGTGGAGCAGGCCATCCAGGAGGCTGGGGAGCAGGCCGCCCTGGAGGCCGGTTGCCCCGGGCTGCACCCCGAGATCCTCAAGTACCTGGGCCGCCTCAAGTTCCGTTACTCCTACGGGCAGAACCAGCTGAAGCACGCCGTGGAGACGGCCCGCCTGGCCGCCCTAATTGCCCACGAGCTGGGTGCGGACGTGGAGGTGGCCCGTCGCGGCGGCCTGCTGCACGACCTGGGCAAGGCCGTGGACCACGAGGTGGAGGGCACCCACGCCAAGATAGGGGCCGATCTGGCCCGACGCTACGGTGTGCCGGCGCCCGTCGTCCATTGCATCGAGGCCCACCACGAAGAGGTGGAGCCCCAGACGGTGGAGGCGGTGGTGGTCATCGTCGCCGACGCCCTCAGCGGCAGCCGGCCAGGCGCCCGCCGCGAGTCCCTGGAGCAGTACCTGAAGCGGCTGGAGGCGCTGGAGTCGGTGGCCTACTCCTTCCCGGGCGTCGAGAAGGCCTTCGCCATTCAGGCCGGACGCGAGATCCGCGTCATCGTCAAGCCCGACGAGATCGACGACCTCGGGGCCTTCCGTCTGGCCCGCGACCTGAGCCACAAGATTCAGGAGAGCCTGGAATACCCGGGCCAGATCAAGGTCACCGTCATCCGCGAGAAGAGGGCGGTGGAATATGCCCGCTGA
- a CDS encoding VIT1/CCC1 transporter family protein → MDRTQRNLWSAFLGEAKANRMYLAYALKAMEEGHPEVAQVFMEAAGAETIHALSHLKALGEVRSTLENLRAVTEGEAYEFETMYPRFIREAEDDGRPDAAESFRLALEGEKEHLKRFLAALQHLERKTGQKAPPPPRPSAAVLEMPAPEAASLPQAAQEVLTEKQRIARLARIREVIFGMQDGLVTAATVGPAVAGATATGATVLVAGLAAVLGGTLSMSAGSFLGSRAERQVQEAELAREAWEIENRPEEEMAELIEIYRLEGFSYDQAREMAERVAADKQLWLKTMAEKELGLSPETLPEPSKDALAMGASYLGGGILPLIPYFFAAGVAAVAASIAIAVAALFAIGAIKGLLVRRNPVLSGAEVTAVGGVVAVAAYFLGRIAPV, encoded by the coding sequence GTGGACAGGACACAGCGCAACCTGTGGTCGGCGTTCCTGGGAGAGGCGAAGGCCAACCGCATGTACCTGGCCTACGCCCTCAAGGCCATGGAGGAAGGACATCCCGAGGTGGCCCAGGTGTTCATGGAGGCTGCCGGGGCCGAGACTATTCATGCCCTCAGCCACCTGAAGGCCCTGGGAGAGGTGCGCTCCACCCTCGAGAACCTGCGGGCTGTGACCGAGGGCGAGGCCTACGAGTTCGAGACCATGTACCCCCGCTTCATCCGCGAGGCCGAGGACGATGGCCGTCCCGATGCGGCCGAAAGCTTCCGCCTGGCCCTGGAGGGGGAGAAAGAGCACCTGAAGCGGTTCCTGGCTGCCCTCCAGCACCTGGAGCGCAAGACCGGGCAGAAGGCGCCTCCGCCGCCCCGTCCTTCGGCGGCCGTCCTGGAGATGCCCGCGCCCGAGGCCGCGTCCCTCCCCCAGGCGGCCCAGGAGGTCCTTACCGAGAAGCAGCGCATCGCCCGCCTGGCCCGCATACGGGAGGTCATCTTCGGGATGCAGGACGGGCTGGTGACGGCGGCCACCGTGGGGCCGGCGGTGGCGGGGGCTACCGCCACAGGCGCCACAGTACTGGTGGCGGGCCTGGCCGCTGTTCTGGGCGGCACTCTGTCCATGTCGGCCGGCAGCTTCCTGGGCTCCCGGGCCGAGCGACAGGTGCAGGAGGCAGAGCTGGCGCGAGAGGCCTGGGAGATCGAGAATCGGCCCGAAGAGGAGATGGCCGAGCTCATCGAGATCTATCGCCTGGAGGGCTTCAGCTATGACCAGGCCCGGGAGATGGCGGAGCGAGTGGCGGCGGACAAGCAGCTGTGGCTGAAGACCATGGCCGAGAAGGAGCTGGGCCTGAGCCCCGAGACGCTGCCCGAGCCGTCCAAAGATGCCCTGGCCATGGGTGCCTCCTACCTGGGCGGGGGCATTCTGCCCCTGATCCCCTACTTCTTCGCCGCCGGCGTGGCGGCGGTGGCGGCCTCCATCGCCATCGCCGTGGCCGCCCTGTTCGCCATCGGTGCCATCAAGGGGCTGCTGGTGCGCCGCAATCCCGTCCTCTCGGGCGCCGAGGTGACAGCGGTGGGCGGGGTGGTGGCGGTGGCTGCCTACTTCCTGGGGCGCATAGCCCCGGTTTAG
- the recA gene encoding recombinase RecA, producing MSQQSGGKSERLQALEMAISQIEKEFGRGAIMRLGEAGQRLQVEAIPTGSLALDLALGVGGIPRGRVTEIFGPEMAGKSTLAMSVIAQAQRMGGVAAYIDVEHALDPTFAAAIGINVGDLLVSQPDTGEQALEIAEALVRSNAVDVVVVDSVAALVPRAELEGDMGDALPGLQARLMSQALRKLTATISRTRTAVIFINQLREKIGIVFGSPEVTPGGRALKFYASVRIDLRRVEAIKSGSQIIGNRVRAKIVKNKVAPPFRTAEFEIIFHGPNVGIAREGDILDLGAALGILRKQGAFYSYGETRLGQGREQAKEFLRQNPALADELERLVRAKAEEAAPAVAFAPAEPESP from the coding sequence ATGAGCCAACAGAGCGGCGGCAAGAGCGAGCGGCTCCAGGCCCTGGAGATGGCCATCAGCCAGATAGAGAAGGAGTTCGGGCGCGGCGCCATCATGCGCCTGGGGGAGGCGGGGCAGCGCCTGCAGGTGGAGGCCATACCCACCGGCTCCCTGGCCCTGGATCTGGCCCTGGGAGTAGGTGGCATCCCTCGAGGACGAGTGACGGAGATCTTCGGGCCGGAGATGGCCGGCAAGTCTACCCTGGCCATGAGCGTCATCGCCCAGGCCCAGCGGATGGGAGGCGTCGCCGCCTACATAGATGTGGAGCACGCCCTGGACCCCACCTTTGCCGCTGCCATAGGGATCAACGTCGGCGACCTGCTGGTCTCCCAGCCCGATACGGGCGAGCAGGCGCTGGAGATAGCTGAGGCCCTGGTGCGCAGCAACGCCGTGGACGTGGTAGTGGTGGACTCGGTAGCCGCCCTGGTGCCGCGGGCTGAGCTGGAGGGCGACATGGGCGATGCACTGCCCGGACTGCAGGCCCGTCTCATGTCCCAGGCCCTGCGCAAACTCACTGCCACCATCTCCCGCACCCGCACCGCCGTCATCTTCATCAACCAGCTGAGGGAGAAGATCGGCATCGTCTTCGGCAGCCCCGAGGTGACGCCCGGCGGGCGGGCGCTGAAGTTCTACGCCTCGGTGCGCATAGACCTGCGGCGGGTGGAGGCCATCAAGTCTGGCAGCCAGATCATCGGCAACCGCGTGCGGGCCAAGATCGTCAAGAACAAGGTCGCGCCCCCGTTCCGCACGGCCGAGTTCGAGATAATCTTCCACGGGCCCAACGTGGGCATCGCCCGCGAGGGCGATATCCTCGACCTGGGCGCCGCCCTCGGCATCCTGCGCAAGCAGGGCGCCTTCTACTCCTACGGCGAGACGCGGCTGGGCCAGGGCCGCGAGCAGGCCAAGGAGTTCCTGCGCCAGAACCCGGCCCTGGCCGACGAGCTGGAGCGGCTGGTGCGCGCCAAGGCCGAAGAGGCGGCTCCGGCCGTCGCCTTCGCCCCGGCCGAGCCCGAGTCGCCCTGA
- a CDS encoding YggT family protein: MLTLAIFARAILSWFPIDPRNPVVAFLHEITEPILAPLRQVLPRIGFLDLSPLVAIILLQLVAQLAASALSS, from the coding sequence GTGCTGACGCTGGCCATCTTTGCCCGGGCCATTCTGTCCTGGTTCCCTATCGACCCTCGCAACCCGGTGGTGGCCTTCCTGCACGAGATCACCGAGCCCATCCTGGCGCCATTACGACAGGTGTTGCCCCGCATCGGCTTCCTGGACCTCTCGCCTTTGGTGGCCATCATCCTGCTGCAACTGGTGGCCCAACTGGCGGCCAGCGCCCTCTCCAGCTAG
- the proC gene encoding pyrroline-5-carboxylate reductase gives MKIAIVGGGVMGEAMVGALLARGVAEASDIAVCDVLEERRRLLAERYGVRTFPQAAEAVKGADLAVLAVKPQEFPAAARSLAGSDGSPLFLSIMAGVPLRALTSQLGSQRVVRAMPNTPAQIGEGVTVWTASPAVDEGDRQRVRRVLAALGFELYVEDEKYVEMATAVSGSGPGFVFLLLEALVDGAVHIGLPRPVAVELVYRTVLGSVRYAQATGRHPADLRAQVTSPGGTTSAGLLALERAGVRAAMMAAVEAAYRRALELGGQ, from the coding sequence GTGAAGATAGCCATCGTTGGCGGCGGCGTCATGGGGGAGGCCATGGTGGGCGCCCTCCTGGCCAGAGGGGTTGCCGAAGCCAGCGACATCGCCGTCTGCGACGTGCTGGAAGAGCGCCGACGCCTCCTGGCCGAGCGCTACGGCGTCCGCACCTTCCCCCAGGCAGCCGAGGCGGTGAAGGGGGCGGACCTGGCCGTGCTGGCCGTGAAGCCCCAGGAGTTTCCGGCCGCCGCCCGCTCCCTGGCCGGCAGCGACGGCTCGCCCCTCTTCCTCTCCATCATGGCGGGCGTGCCGCTGCGCGCCCTGACCTCTCAGCTGGGCAGCCAGAGAGTGGTCAGGGCCATGCCCAACACCCCGGCCCAGATCGGCGAAGGGGTGACGGTGTGGACGGCGTCGCCGGCCGTGGACGAAGGGGACCGTCAGCGGGTGCGCCGTGTCCTAGCTGCCCTGGGGTTCGAGCTGTATGTGGAAGACGAGAAATACGTGGAGATGGCCACCGCCGTCAGCGGCAGCGGCCCGGGCTTCGTCTTCTTGCTGCTGGAGGCGCTGGTAGACGGGGCAGTGCACATAGGCCTGCCTCGGCCGGTGGCCGTGGAGCTGGTCTACCGCACGGTGCTGGGGTCGGTGCGCTACGCCCAGGCCACGGGCCGCCACCCGGCCGACCTTCGAGCACAGGTCACCTCGCCGGGGGGCACCACTTCCGCGGGGCTTCTGGCGCTGGAGCGGGCGGGAGTGCGGGCCGCCATGATGGCTGCCGTCGAGGCCGCCTATCGGCGGGCGCTGGAGCTGGGAGGGCAGTAG
- a CDS encoding YggS family pyridoxal phosphate-dependent enzyme — translation MHETLRRVEAACLRAGRSPQDVTVVAVAKGFPAEAVREAHAAGLRHFGENRVQEAAAAKRPLLADLDVTWHMVGHLQTNKVKKALELFQVVHSVDSLRLAQELSRRASRPLTVLLEVNVAGEASKFGLSPEEVPSVAEAVARLPHLELVGLMTVAPLARDPEEVRPVFRRLRELARALGLPHLSMGMSDDFEVAIEEGATMVRLGRAIFGPRPQA, via the coding sequence GTGCATGAGACGCTGCGACGGGTCGAGGCCGCCTGCCTGAGGGCGGGGCGCTCGCCCCAGGACGTCACCGTGGTGGCCGTCGCCAAGGGCTTTCCCGCCGAGGCAGTCCGCGAAGCCCATGCCGCCGGGCTGCGCCACTTCGGCGAGAACCGGGTCCAGGAGGCGGCGGCGGCCAAGCGCCCCCTCCTGGCCGACCTCGATGTCACCTGGCACATGGTAGGCCACCTGCAGACGAATAAGGTAAAGAAGGCCCTGGAGCTGTTCCAGGTCGTCCACAGCGTGGACTCGCTGCGGTTGGCCCAAGAGCTGAGCCGTCGCGCCAGCCGCCCGCTGACGGTCCTGCTGGAGGTGAACGTTGCGGGCGAGGCGAGCAAGTTCGGTCTCTCCCCGGAGGAGGTGCCCTCGGTGGCGGAAGCTGTCGCCAGGCTTCCCCATCTCGAGCTGGTGGGGCTGATGACGGTGGCCCCCCTGGCCCGCGACCCCGAAGAGGTGCGGCCCGTGTTCCGCCGCCTCCGGGAGCTGGCCCGTGCCCTGGGGCTGCCCCACCTGTCCATGGGCATGAGCGACGACTTCGAGGTGGCCATCGAGGAAGGGGCCACCATGGTCCGGCTGGGCCGCGCCATCTTCGGGCCGCGGCCCCAGGCCTGA
- a CDS encoding DUF4175 domain-containing protein: MGLPPERPPPWWLETWVLTRAIFGILFWPLLFLVGTVVAIGGLVVAFSAGPWWGVLALALIALTVLALVWWDSHRPPRPQE; this comes from the coding sequence ATGGGTCTGCCGCCCGAGAGGCCTCCTCCCTGGTGGCTGGAGACGTGGGTGCTGACCCGCGCCATCTTCGGCATCCTCTTCTGGCCTCTGCTCTTCCTGGTGGGGACGGTGGTGGCCATAGGCGGGCTGGTGGTGGCCTTCAGCGCTGGCCCCTGGTGGGGAGTGCTGGCGCTGGCCCTGATCGCCCTGACGGTCCTGGCGCTGGTCTGGTGGGACAGCCACCGGCCTCCCAGGCCTCAGGAGTGA